Genomic DNA from Streptomyces venezuelae:
GGCGCCGCGCACGTGAACTCCGACCACTTCAAGGCCGGTCTGGAGACGATGGGCGAGCTCATCGCGTCTGTCCCGCAGATCGTGAACACCGAGATCGAGGGCAGCGGTTGGTCCGAGATGGCGGAGCTGAAGCCGAAGAACGCGTGAAGCAGACCTCACGGAACGCCTGAGAAGGCGTCTCAGGGCACACCAAGGGCCGGAACCCCTCCAGGGGGGTTCCGGCCCTTGGTCGTGGCTCTAAGAGGCCGTCAGAGGACGCGCACGGCGCCCGAGGCCGGGTAGCCCGAGAGGTCCTGGATGACAACACCCTTGCTGGGGTTGGCGGCGTCCAGGTACTGGCCGTTGCCGATGTACACACCGACGTGGTACGCGGAGCCCTTGCCGCCCCAGTACAGGATGTCGCCGACCTGCAGGTTCGAGGTGCCCACCTCGGTGCCCATCGTCGACTGGTCCTGCGAGACGCGCGGAAGGTCCACACCCGCCTGCTTGAACGCGGCCTGCACCAGGCTGGAGCAGTCCCAGGCGTTCGGGCCCGAGGCACCCATCACGTAAGCGTCGCCCAGCTGAGCCTTGAGGAAGCTGATGACACTGCCGACGCTGCCGCTCGCGGGGGCGACGGAGTCGGAGGCGCTCGTGGAACCGCCACCGGACTGCGTGGAGAGGTTCGTGCGCTCGGCGGAACGCGAAGCGCGCTCCTCCTCGGCCTTCTTCTTCGCGGCGGCCTCGGCCTTGCGCTCGGCCTCGGCCTTCTTCTCCGCCTTCGCGAGGTCTTCCTTGGCCTGCTTGGCGGCCTTGGAGGCGGCGGCGTCCTGCTCGGCGCGCGACTCGTAGGTGTCGGCGGCCTGCTGGGTGGCGTCGGCCGACTGCGCGATCTGAGCGGACAGATCGGTGGAGAGGGTGGGCATCTCGATGGTCTCGGACACCGACTCGGCAGCGTTAGCCGTACCGGCCGCCGCGGCCACTGCCAGGGTGCTGAGGACGCCACCGGCAACTCCGGCACGCAGGGCAATCTTCGAGGCGCTGCGACGGGGCTTCCGGTGGCTGGGTATGTGAGCGGTGTGGGACATGAGAACAACTGCTAGCAGGGACCCACGGTTCCCTTCAAGAAACGTGTGCTGCGCCACAGTTGCGGTTTCTGAGCTCGAATCCCGGGCGTGTCGCTTCTTATTGACGCCGTAACGGGCAATGCGGACAGTGTCGATCACGCCTGTGATCATGG
This window encodes:
- a CDS encoding C40 family peptidase; amino-acid sequence: MSHTAHIPSHRKPRRSASKIALRAGVAGGVLSTLAVAAAAGTANAAESVSETIEMPTLSTDLSAQIAQSADATQQAADTYESRAEQDAAASKAAKQAKEDLAKAEKKAEAERKAEAAAKKKAEEERASRSAERTNLSTQSGGGSTSASDSVAPASGSVGSVISFLKAQLGDAYVMGASGPNAWDCSSLVQAAFKQAGVDLPRVSQDQSTMGTEVGTSNLQVGDILYWGGKGSAYHVGVYIGNGQYLDAANPSKGVVIQDLSGYPASGAVRVL